From a single Streptomyces sp. 1331.2 genomic region:
- a CDS encoding SulP family inorganic anion transporter, which yields MSRPSRRSESPPGRPRKNGPPGQPRPALAALRAVPWRHDLSASLVVFLVALPLCVGVAVASGVPAELGLVTGIVGGLVVGALPGSSLQVSGPAAGLTVLVADAVQRFGVGALGLLVLATGLLQLAMGALRLGRWFRAMSASVVHGMLAGIGLTLVFGQLYALADRRAPATGPEKITGLPALLTDVLSAAATPSAVALGLGTLLVLVGWKYLPERAARAVPAPLAAVGLAAAVTAVADLPVARVRVAGLLDIVQPPDRDALTALAGTAGLGTVVAFTLIASAETLFSAAAVDRMHHGPRTDYDRELTAQGVGNAVCGLLGALPMTAVIVRSATNVQAGARTKASRLLHGVWLLLFTALLPGSLGFVPLTALAAVLVHAGAKLVSLRRMAALCREHRGEALVLVVTAVAIIATDLFEGVLIGVGLAVAKSAWQTSHLQIAVEELMLPTGEALHRVRLSGNATFLRLPRLLDTLERLPDDRPVELDWSGLRHLDHACTLALATWADQHRARSTAPLAVDPPLPSVV from the coding sequence GTGAGCCGGCCCTCCCGCCGGAGCGAGAGCCCGCCGGGCCGCCCCCGCAAGAACGGCCCGCCGGGCCAGCCCCGGCCCGCTCTCGCCGCGCTGCGCGCCGTCCCCTGGCGCCACGACCTGTCCGCCTCGCTCGTGGTCTTCCTGGTCGCCCTCCCGCTCTGCGTCGGGGTGGCCGTCGCCTCAGGTGTCCCGGCCGAACTCGGCCTGGTCACCGGCATCGTCGGCGGCCTGGTGGTCGGCGCTCTGCCCGGCAGCAGCCTGCAGGTCAGCGGGCCCGCCGCCGGGCTGACCGTCCTGGTCGCCGACGCCGTCCAGCGCTTCGGCGTCGGCGCGCTCGGCCTGCTGGTGCTCGCCACCGGCCTGCTCCAGCTGGCGATGGGCGCGCTGCGGCTCGGCCGCTGGTTCCGGGCGATGTCCGCCTCGGTGGTGCACGGCATGCTGGCCGGCATCGGACTGACCCTGGTGTTCGGCCAGCTCTACGCCCTCGCCGACCGCCGCGCCCCCGCGACCGGGCCGGAGAAGATCACCGGACTGCCCGCCCTGCTGACGGACGTCCTCAGCGCCGCGGCCACCCCGAGCGCGGTCGCCCTCGGCCTCGGCACCCTGCTGGTGCTGGTCGGCTGGAAGTACCTGCCCGAGCGCGCCGCCCGCGCCGTCCCCGCGCCGCTGGCCGCCGTCGGGCTGGCCGCCGCCGTCACCGCCGTCGCGGACCTGCCGGTGGCCCGGGTCCGGGTGGCCGGGCTGCTCGACATCGTGCAGCCGCCCGACCGCGACGCCCTGACCGCCCTGGCCGGCACCGCCGGGCTCGGCACGGTCGTCGCCTTCACCCTGATCGCCTCCGCCGAGACGCTGTTCAGCGCCGCCGCCGTCGACCGGATGCACCACGGCCCGCGCACCGACTACGACCGCGAACTCACCGCCCAGGGCGTCGGCAACGCGGTCTGCGGACTGCTCGGCGCGCTGCCGATGACCGCGGTGATCGTCCGCAGCGCCACCAACGTCCAGGCCGGCGCCCGGACCAAGGCCTCCCGCCTCCTGCACGGCGTCTGGCTGCTGCTGTTCACCGCGCTGCTGCCCGGCTCGCTCGGTTTCGTCCCGCTGACCGCGCTGGCCGCCGTCCTGGTCCACGCCGGCGCCAAGCTCGTGTCGCTGCGCCGGATGGCCGCGCTCTGCCGGGAGCACCGGGGCGAGGCGCTGGTGCTGGTGGTGACGGCGGTGGCGATCATCGCCACCGACCTGTTCGAGGGGGTGCTGATCGGTGTCGGCCTGGCGGTGGCCAAGTCCGCCTGGCAGACCTCACACCTGCAGATCGCGGTGGAGGAGCTGATGCTGCCGACCGGCGAGGCGCTGCACCGGGTCCGGCTGAGCGGCAACGCCACCTTCCTGCGGCTGCCCCGGCTGCTGGACACCCTGGAGCGGCTGCCGGACGACCGGCCGGTCGAACTGGACTGGTCCGGGCTGCGCCACCTGGACCACGCCTGCACGCTCGCCCTCGCCACCTGGGCCGACCAGCACCGGGCCCGCTCCACCGCACCGCTGGCCGTCGACCCGCCGCTGCCCTCGGTGGTCTGA
- a CDS encoding MTH1187 family thiamine-binding protein, translating to MIAAFSVTPLGIGEDVGVAVAAAVRVVRASGLPNRTDAMFTSIEGEWDEVMPVIRAAIEAVKAHSNRVSTVIKIDDRAGVTDGLTAKVASVERHLAEG from the coding sequence GTGATCGCAGCCTTTTCGGTGACCCCGCTGGGGATCGGCGAGGACGTGGGCGTGGCGGTGGCCGCCGCCGTCCGGGTGGTCCGGGCGAGCGGACTGCCGAACCGTACGGATGCGATGTTCACCAGCATCGAGGGGGAGTGGGACGAGGTGATGCCGGTGATCCGGGCGGCGATCGAGGCGGTGAAGGCGCACAGCAACCGGGTCAGCACGGTCATCAAGATCGACGACCGGGCCGGGGTCACCGACGGCCTCACCGCCAAGGTCGCCTCGGTCGAGCGGCACCTGGCCGAGGGCTGA
- a CDS encoding DoxX family protein — protein sequence MSSNVLTTPRQAVEAARPLVLTAFRIVIGLLFACHGAASLFGVLGGAKGGGTVPVGQWPGWWAALIQLVGGVLVLLGAGTRTAALLCSGSMAYAYFTVHQEHALLPLQNGGEASVLFCWAFLAIAVLGSGPYALDRLLSRESAAATADPAEAAAQPTSAG from the coding sequence ATGTCCTCGAACGTCCTCACCACCCCCCGCCAGGCCGTCGAGGCCGCCAGGCCACTGGTCCTGACGGCCTTTCGGATCGTCATCGGCCTGCTCTTCGCCTGCCACGGCGCCGCCTCGCTCTTCGGCGTCCTCGGCGGCGCCAAGGGCGGCGGCACCGTCCCGGTCGGCCAGTGGCCCGGCTGGTGGGCGGCACTGATCCAGCTGGTCGGCGGTGTCCTGGTGCTGCTCGGCGCCGGCACCAGGACGGCCGCCCTGCTCTGCTCCGGCTCGATGGCCTACGCCTACTTCACCGTCCACCAGGAGCACGCACTGCTCCCGCTGCAGAACGGCGGCGAGGCCTCGGTGCTGTTCTGCTGGGCCTTCCTCGCCATCGCGGTGCTCGGCTCCGGCCCGTACGCCCTGGACCGGCTGCTCAGCCGCGAGTCGGCGGCCGCGACGGCCGACCCGGCAGAAGCGGCCGCGCAGCCGACCTCGGCGGGCTGA
- a CDS encoding TetR/AcrR family transcriptional regulator encodes MARTKEFDPDAALQAALELFWRRGYEATSMADLVEGLGIGRASIYATFGSKHELYLRALERYAEQVDPGLLAELSQPGPVLPAVRALVRRYAAQSAGEGRERGCFVTNTAVELAPHDPSAARRVAASLGHLETVLTAALVRAEAQGELPVGREPRALARLLLVLLQGMRVMGKTADGAARVGDAAEQALTLLERD; translated from the coding sequence ATGGCGCGAACGAAGGAATTCGACCCGGACGCGGCGTTGCAGGCGGCCCTGGAGCTGTTCTGGCGCCGCGGCTACGAGGCCACCTCGATGGCCGACCTGGTCGAGGGGCTGGGCATCGGCCGGGCCAGCATCTACGCCACCTTCGGCAGCAAGCACGAGCTCTACCTGCGCGCCCTGGAGCGCTACGCCGAGCAGGTCGACCCAGGGCTGCTGGCGGAGCTGTCCCAGCCCGGCCCGGTGCTGCCGGCCGTACGGGCGCTGGTGCGGCGGTACGCGGCGCAATCGGCGGGGGAGGGGAGGGAGCGCGGCTGCTTCGTCACCAACACCGCCGTCGAGCTCGCTCCGCACGACCCTTCGGCGGCCCGCCGGGTGGCCGCCAGCCTCGGCCACCTGGAGACGGTGCTGACCGCCGCCCTGGTGCGCGCCGAGGCGCAGGGCGAACTGCCCGTCGGTCGGGAGCCCCGGGCGCTCGCCCGGTTGCTGCTGGTGCTGCTGCAGGGCATGCGGGTGATGGGCAAGACCGCCGACGGCGCGGCCCGGGTGGGGGACGCGGCCGAACAGGCGCTGACGCTGCTGGAGCGGGACTGA
- a CDS encoding MFS transporter: protein MSVTTAGRSGRSGFALLGVIQAVLILTITILTVPLPLVAREFGLGPSGVLLLSASYGLTFSALLLLGGRLTDRHGGRRTLRAGLTLLAAASIACALAPGYPVLLAGRLVQGAGAALTAPAAVAVVRVLYPRPAAYRRAMATWGGLSVLGATVGSVLSGAVAAAVSWRWLFAVPVLVALAGLARSGALPAAEPSGRRPAPDLLGAALATAGVCAASYGLVGSTDRGWADPGTYGPLLAGLALLLAFAAAERRATDPLLPPGFLADRHRATALVAVMTTAAGTALTFVLLSLYLQQVRGWSAAATSAAFLPYAAVLLLSGRLSGPLTVRYGPGPVTAGGLAVAGAGSGLLAGLTPDSGYALGLLPGLLLLPAGAAAAFAGAAVLATGGVAPERTGLAAGVFNTAMELGPTAGLAALMALAATRPTIVGGYAAAFAAAAAGLALTAVAVAALPRTTTTAPTGTTTAPERTTSAPERTTRIKEFSP from the coding sequence ATGAGCGTCACCACGGCGGGCCGGTCCGGCCGGTCCGGCTTCGCACTGCTGGGCGTCATCCAGGCGGTGCTGATCCTCACCATCACGATCCTCACCGTGCCGTTGCCGCTGGTGGCCCGGGAGTTCGGGCTCGGCCCGTCCGGCGTGCTGCTGCTGAGCGCCTCCTACGGACTCACCTTCAGCGCCCTGTTACTCCTCGGTGGCCGGCTGACCGACCGGCACGGCGGGCGCCGGACCCTGCGGGCGGGCCTCACCCTGCTCGCCGCCGCCTCGATCGCCTGCGCCCTCGCACCCGGCTACCCCGTCCTGCTCGCCGGCCGCCTCGTCCAGGGCGCCGGCGCCGCCCTCACCGCCCCGGCCGCGGTCGCCGTGGTCCGGGTGCTGTACCCCCGACCCGCCGCCTACCGCAGGGCGATGGCCACCTGGGGCGGACTCTCGGTGCTCGGCGCCACCGTCGGCAGCGTGCTGTCGGGTGCGGTCGCCGCCGCGGTGTCCTGGCGCTGGCTGTTCGCGGTGCCCGTCCTGGTCGCCCTCGCCGGCCTCGCCCGCTCCGGCGCCCTGCCCGCCGCCGAGCCCTCCGGCCGCCGCCCGGCCCCGGACCTGCTCGGCGCGGCCCTCGCCACCGCCGGTGTCTGCGCGGCGAGTTACGGCCTGGTCGGGTCCACCGACCGCGGCTGGGCCGACCCCGGGACGTACGGACCGCTGCTCGCCGGACTGGCCCTGCTGCTCGCCTTCGCCGCCGCCGAACGCCGCGCCACCGACCCGCTGCTGCCACCCGGCTTCCTCGCCGACCGGCACCGTGCCACCGCGCTCGTCGCCGTCATGACCACCGCCGCCGGCACCGCGCTGACCTTCGTCCTGCTCTCGCTCTACCTCCAGCAGGTGCGCGGCTGGAGCGCCGCCGCCACCTCCGCCGCCTTCCTGCCGTACGCGGCCGTCCTGCTGCTGTCCGGGCGCCTGTCCGGCCCGCTGACCGTCCGGTACGGGCCCGGGCCGGTCACCGCCGGCGGGCTCGCCGTGGCGGGCGCCGGAAGCGGCCTGCTGGCCGGCCTCACCCCCGACAGCGGGTACGCCCTCGGGCTGCTGCCCGGGCTGCTCCTGCTGCCCGCCGGAGCCGCCGCGGCCTTCGCCGGAGCGGCCGTCCTCGCCACCGGCGGGGTCGCCCCCGAACGGACCGGCCTGGCCGCCGGGGTGTTCAACACGGCCATGGAGCTCGGCCCCACCGCCGGACTGGCCGCCCTGATGGCGCTCGCCGCCACCCGCCCCACCATCGTCGGCGGCTACGCGGCGGCCTTCGCCGCTGCCGCCGCCGGGCTCGCGCTCACCGCCGTCGCGGTCGCCGCACTGCCCCGAACGACCACCACCGCACCAACGGGCACCACCACAGCCCCGGAACGCACCACCTCTGCACCAGAACGCACCACTCGAATCAAGGAGTTCAGCCCATGA
- a CDS encoding SDR family NAD(P)-dependent oxidoreductase, whose product MTTRFADKSVLVTGGGSGIGRAIALAFAQEGARVAVAGRSAAPLAETVELIEQAGGKAVALTGDVTNGQDAARLVRETVEAFGGLDVAVNNAGVFGAAGPVAEIDEADFQRVFDINVTGTLLAMKHQIGHLRANGGGAIVNVSSNLGAHKRLAGVGAYAASKAAVTALTRAAALDHIREGVRINTVSPGPVDTPMSTRPGENAADKAERMRADLPVGRAGAVEEIAAAVLYLASSEAAFTVGADLVLDGGVTA is encoded by the coding sequence ATGACCACGCGTTTCGCCGACAAGTCCGTCCTGGTCACCGGCGGCGGCAGCGGCATAGGCCGGGCCATCGCGCTCGCCTTCGCCCAGGAGGGTGCCCGGGTCGCGGTCGCCGGCCGCAGTGCCGCCCCGCTCGCCGAGACCGTCGAGCTGATCGAGCAGGCCGGCGGCAAGGCGGTCGCGCTGACCGGCGACGTGACGAACGGCCAGGATGCCGCCCGGCTGGTCCGCGAGACCGTCGAGGCCTTCGGCGGCCTGGACGTCGCCGTCAACAACGCCGGGGTGTTCGGTGCCGCCGGCCCGGTCGCCGAGATCGACGAGGCCGACTTCCAGCGGGTGTTCGACATCAACGTCACCGGCACCCTGCTCGCGATGAAGCACCAGATCGGCCACCTGCGGGCGAACGGCGGCGGCGCGATCGTCAACGTCTCCTCCAACCTCGGCGCCCACAAGCGGCTCGCGGGCGTCGGCGCCTACGCCGCCAGCAAGGCCGCCGTCACCGCGCTCACCCGGGCCGCCGCCCTCGACCACATCCGCGAGGGCGTGCGGATCAACACGGTGAGCCCAGGCCCGGTGGACACCCCCATGTCCACCCGCCCCGGCGAGAACGCCGCCGACAAGGCCGAGCGGATGAGGGCGGACCTCCCGGTCGGCCGGGCGGGCGCGGTCGAGGAGATCGCCGCCGCCGTCCTCTACCTCGCCTCCTCCGAGGCGGCCTTCACCGTCGGCGCCGACCTGGTCCTGGACGGCGGCGTCACCGCCTGA